The following are from one region of the Paenibacillus sabinae T27 genome:
- a CDS encoding phospholipase D family protein, with protein MNPRRNSMHPINNSPPAALPHDAPERNRSGHFFRRPLKWPLAAISFLLLWLIGVIIYHTHKPLPPGLSFESPVYRVKNLTLLYDLTYPDGSAKGRQESGILPRMLQIVDESRQFLIVDMFLFNNYTHKGQQFPPVSRTLADKLIAHKTKYPSMDIAFITDEVNTNYGSAPNALLEQMKQAGINVIVTNVDPLRDSTPAYSAVWRTFIQWFGQSGEGWVPNLMASGGPDITVRSYLKLLNVKANHRKVIVSERTALITSANVHDASAYNSNIAFEVQGPIIADIVRTEQAAADLSGAGPLLKAPPSFPQSPADGDGPVDIRYLTEGKIYKYALQAIREALEGDTVWMGMFYLADEAIINELVGASKRGVTVRLLLDPNENAFGRSKIGIPNRPVALELNRRSGGKISIRWYNTTKEQYHTKLLFVDKPGGRSIAMGGSANFTPRNLADYNLENDLWAAFDRDQPIYRQLDAYFNRLWNNQGAEYSHPASYQGKLTWLKYAIMRIQNVLGLTTY; from the coding sequence ATGAATCCAAGACGCAATAGTATGCATCCGATAAACAATAGTCCGCCCGCAGCCTTGCCGCATGACGCTCCCGAACGGAACCGTTCCGGACATTTCTTCAGACGTCCTCTGAAATGGCCATTGGCAGCTATTTCCTTTCTTCTTCTCTGGCTGATCGGCGTCATAATTTATCATACACACAAGCCGCTGCCTCCCGGCTTGTCGTTCGAAAGCCCGGTGTACCGTGTGAAGAATTTAACCTTATTGTATGATCTGACTTATCCCGATGGCAGTGCGAAAGGCAGGCAGGAGAGCGGCATTTTACCGCGAATGCTGCAAATCGTCGACGAATCCAGACAGTTCCTGATTGTCGATATGTTCCTGTTCAACAATTATACGCATAAAGGACAGCAGTTTCCTCCGGTAAGCCGTACCCTCGCCGATAAGCTGATTGCCCACAAAACGAAATACCCCAGTATGGACATCGCGTTCATTACAGACGAAGTGAATACGAATTACGGCTCCGCCCCCAATGCCCTGCTCGAACAGATGAAGCAGGCGGGCATCAATGTCATCGTTACCAATGTCGATCCTTTGAGGGATTCGACCCCCGCCTACTCCGCCGTGTGGCGCACATTCATCCAGTGGTTCGGGCAATCCGGTGAGGGCTGGGTTCCCAATCTGATGGCGAGCGGCGGACCTGACATTACCGTAAGGTCCTATCTCAAGCTGCTGAACGTCAAGGCCAATCATCGAAAAGTCATCGTCAGCGAGCGGACCGCGCTGATCACTTCCGCCAATGTGCACGACGCAAGCGCCTATAATTCCAATATCGCGTTTGAGGTGCAGGGACCTATCATCGCGGATATTGTGCGGACGGAGCAGGCCGCAGCCGATTTATCGGGAGCGGGTCCGCTGCTGAAGGCGCCGCCCTCCTTTCCGCAGTCTCCGGCTGACGGCGATGGTCCGGTGGACATCCGGTATCTAACGGAGGGGAAAATATACAAATATGCGCTCCAGGCTATCCGCGAGGCGTTGGAGGGAGATACGGTCTGGATGGGCATGTTCTATCTCGCCGACGAGGCCATCATCAACGAATTGGTAGGAGCCTCGAAACGCGGCGTGACCGTGCGGCTTCTGCTTGACCCGAACGAGAACGCTTTTGGCCGCAGCAAAATTGGCATTCCGAACCGCCCCGTTGCTCTGGAGCTGAACCGCCGGTCGGGCGGCAAAATATCCATCCGCTGGTATAACACGACCAAAGAACAGTACCATACCAAACTGCTCTTTGTGGATAAACCAGGCGGCAGATCGATTGCAATGGGGGGCTCCGCCAATTTTACGCCCCGCAATCTGGCCGATTATAATCTTGAGAATGATCTTTGGGCCGCTTTTGACCGCGATCAGCCGATTTATCGCCAGCTTGACGCCTATTTCAATCGTCTGTGGAACAATCAAGGAGCCGAGTACAGTCACCCGGCAAGCTACCAGGGTAAACTCACCTGGCTGAAATACGCTATCATGCGCATTCAGAACGTATTGGGCTTGACGACGTACTGA
- the ychF gene encoding redox-regulated ATPase YchF → MALKAGIVGLPNVGKSTLFNAITQAGAESANYPFCTIDPNVGVVEVPDERLDKLTELVVPNKTVPTAFEFVDIAGLVRGASKGEGLGNKFLAHIREVDAIVHVVRCFEDENITHVDGKVNPVSDIQTINLELILADVESVEKRIDRSRKNMKGGNKQYAQEVEVLERVKEALYNDMPARSVELTDEEQLIVRDLHLLTLKPVLYAANVGEDEVSTAEENPYVKQVREFAAAENAEVVPISAKVEAEIAELEGEDKAMFLEELGLQESGLNRLIKAAYKLLGLYTYFTAGVQEVRAWTIRKGTKAPGAAGVIHSDFERGFIRAEVVAYDDLVSAGSMNGAKERGQLRLEGKEYVVQDGDVMHFRFNV, encoded by the coding sequence ATGGCTTTGAAAGCGGGTATCGTAGGTCTGCCCAACGTGGGCAAATCGACGCTGTTTAATGCAATTACGCAGGCGGGCGCGGAGTCCGCGAACTATCCTTTCTGTACGATCGACCCGAACGTCGGTGTCGTGGAAGTGCCGGATGAGCGTCTTGATAAACTGACGGAGCTGGTTGTTCCGAACAAAACGGTGCCGACCGCATTTGAGTTCGTCGATATTGCCGGACTGGTGCGCGGAGCGAGCAAGGGCGAGGGGCTTGGCAACAAGTTCCTGGCGCATATCCGTGAGGTGGACGCCATCGTTCATGTTGTGCGCTGCTTCGAGGACGAGAACATCACCCACGTTGACGGCAAGGTGAATCCGGTCAGCGATATCCAGACGATTAACCTGGAGCTGATTCTGGCCGACGTGGAGAGCGTGGAGAAGCGGATCGACCGTTCCCGCAAGAACATGAAGGGCGGCAACAAGCAGTACGCCCAGGAAGTGGAAGTGCTGGAGCGCGTCAAAGAAGCGCTGTACAACGATATGCCTGCCCGCAGCGTGGAGCTGACCGATGAAGAGCAGCTGATCGTGCGTGATCTTCATCTGCTGACGCTGAAGCCGGTGCTGTACGCGGCCAATGTCGGCGAGGACGAGGTATCCACGGCGGAGGAGAATCCGTACGTGAAGCAGGTGCGCGAGTTCGCCGCTGCCGAGAATGCGGAAGTGGTGCCGATCAGCGCGAAGGTGGAAGCGGAAATCGCCGAGCTGGAAGGCGAAGATAAGGCGATGTTCCTCGAAGAGCTCGGTCTTCAGGAGTCCGGTCTGAACCGTCTGATCAAAGCCGCCTACAAGCTGCTTGGTCTGTACACGTACTTTACGGCCGGAGTGCAGGAAGTCCGCGCATGGACGATCCGCAAGGGAACCAAGGCGCCAGGAGCGGCCGGGGTGATTCACTCCGACTTCGAGCGCGGCTTTATCCGCGCGGAAGTGGTGGCTTATGACGATCTGGTCTCCGCCGGTTCCATGAACGGAGCCAAAGAGCGCGGCCAGCTGCGTCTGGAAGGCAAGGAATATGTGGTGCAGGACGGAGACGTTATGCATTTCCGGTTTAACGTATAA
- a CDS encoding CDP-alcohol phosphatidyltransferase family protein, whose product MIPNGISCSRMILVLSLLAVKPLSAAFYVIYAVCGLSDMVDGWIARKTGTTSRLGEKLDSLADLIMTGVLFIRLYPLIDPPAEIIVWVVCIGLIRLVSMAVTLKKYNTFAILHTYGNKITGMLLFLFPFPLPYIHSAVLMSILCAAASLSAIEELIIHLTSDKLEGNRKSLFTK is encoded by the coding sequence ATGATTCCAAATGGGATATCGTGCAGCCGAATGATTTTGGTTTTGAGTTTGCTTGCAGTTAAGCCGCTGAGCGCAGCCTTTTACGTCATCTATGCGGTTTGCGGTCTGAGCGATATGGTAGACGGATGGATTGCCCGAAAGACAGGGACAACGAGCAGACTTGGCGAAAAGCTTGATTCCCTGGCCGACCTCATCATGACAGGCGTATTATTCATCAGGCTGTATCCCCTCATCGATCCTCCGGCCGAAATTATCGTTTGGGTGGTCTGCATTGGACTAATCCGATTGGTTTCGATGGCCGTTACGCTGAAAAAATATAACACCTTCGCCATCCTCCACACCTACGGGAATAAAATCACCGGCATGCTGCTGTTTCTGTTCCCCTTCCCGCTCCCCTATATTCATTCAGCGGTGCTGATGAGTATCCTGTGTGCTGCAGCCAGCCTATCGGCCATCGAGGAATTAATCATTCACCTGACATCAGACAAGCTGGAAGGAAACCGAAAGAGCCTATTCACGAAATGA
- the fni gene encoding type 2 isopentenyl-diphosphate Delta-isomerase has protein sequence MNNEHIPEGTTGGRKIEHVRLCLNEDVAGQGITTGFEHYRFRHNALPELDFDDITLSTSFLGRSLRTPLLISSMTGGSAATGGINARLAEAAQERGWALGVGSVRAAVERPELAATFRVRDRAPDVPVIANLGAVQLSYGFGVDDCRRAVEIAGADWLVLHLNGLQEVFQPEGNTGFGSLLPKVERLCRSLDVPVGIKEVGWGIDGETAVRLYSAGAAFIDVAGAGGTSWSQVEKFRSADPVKRRAAEAFADWGIPTADCIEGVRAASPEGALIGSGGLRSGVDAAKALALGANLAGFGRNLLGPAVESAEALEAALAQTELELRTAMFGIGVSSVAELRGTPRLVRI, from the coding sequence ATGAACAATGAACATATACCGGAAGGAACAACCGGAGGGCGCAAGATTGAGCATGTACGCCTTTGCCTGAACGAAGACGTTGCGGGGCAGGGCATTACCACCGGCTTCGAGCATTACCGGTTCCGGCACAACGCGCTGCCGGAGCTGGATTTTGACGATATTACGCTAAGCACCTCATTTCTCGGCCGGAGTCTGCGCACGCCGCTGCTGATCAGCTCGATGACCGGCGGCAGCGCCGCGACCGGCGGGATCAATGCGCGGCTGGCCGAGGCCGCCCAGGAACGCGGCTGGGCGCTGGGCGTCGGCTCCGTCCGGGCGGCGGTGGAGCGGCCGGAGCTTGCGGCTACGTTCCGGGTGCGGGACCGGGCGCCGGATGTTCCAGTCATCGCGAACCTCGGAGCGGTGCAGCTCTCTTACGGCTTCGGCGTGGATGACTGCCGCCGGGCAGTGGAAATCGCCGGGGCCGACTGGCTGGTGCTGCATTTAAACGGCCTCCAGGAGGTGTTCCAGCCGGAAGGCAATACCGGCTTCGGCTCGCTGCTGCCGAAGGTTGAACGTTTATGCCGCAGCCTGGACGTCCCGGTCGGCATCAAGGAGGTCGGCTGGGGCATCGACGGCGAGACGGCGGTCAGGCTCTACAGCGCCGGCGCCGCCTTCATTGACGTGGCGGGGGCCGGAGGAACGTCCTGGAGCCAGGTCGAGAAATTCCGCAGCGCCGATCCGGTGAAACGCCGCGCAGCCGAAGCGTTCGCGGACTGGGGCATTCCGACCGCCGACTGCATAGAAGGCGTGCGTGCCGCGTCGCCGGAGGGCGCGCTGATCGGCAGCGGAGGCCTCCGCAGCGGCGTCGACGCCGCCAAGGCGCTGGCGCTCGGCGCGAACTTGGCCGGGTTCGGCCGGAATCTGCTCGGCCCGGCAGTAGAATCGGCGGAGGCGCTGGAAGCTGCGCTTGCGCAGACCGAGCTTGAGCTGCGGACGGCGATGTTCGGCATCGGCGTTTCCTCCGTGGCGGAACTGCGCGGAACGCCGCGGCTAGTGCGCATTTAA
- a CDS encoding N5-glutamine methyltransferase family protein encodes MKRSDYVMPQVQSIREAFAEASSFLSGLGVSEPQRSAQLLLEYTLGLSGAAYYMALADPFPPEKRERWENAVTKRASGEPVQYITGEQEFYGRVFEVTPDVLIPRPETELLVEAVLRYAAELWPQGVAGERAAGVSDAGELGGSKGDASERAAGVSDADELGGAAGAIGAGEPGRATGDASERAAGVSDAGELGGAKGDASERAAGGEYAAARPGRRLIAIDIGAGSGAISVTLAAEAPAWRVLAGDISPAALAVAGRNAGRLGAAVELRLGDLLEPFEGLETDILVSNPPYIPGGDIAGLQREVRDHEPRTALDGGEDGLDPYRRMMEQLPLLPAPPRLVGFELGLGQAEQVAAMLESAGHWSEIVTVPDLAGIPRHVIGIAR; translated from the coding sequence TTGAAACGGAGCGACTATGTTATGCCGCAGGTGCAAAGCATCCGGGAAGCCTTTGCGGAGGCTTCTTCTTTTTTGAGCGGCCTTGGCGTCAGCGAGCCGCAGCGCAGCGCCCAGCTTCTGCTGGAGTATACGCTGGGTCTGTCCGGGGCGGCTTATTATATGGCCTTAGCCGATCCCTTTCCGCCTGAGAAGCGGGAGCGGTGGGAGAACGCCGTAACGAAAAGAGCAAGCGGTGAGCCGGTGCAGTATATTACCGGGGAGCAGGAGTTCTACGGCCGGGTCTTCGAAGTGACGCCGGATGTGCTGATCCCCCGGCCGGAGACGGAGCTGCTCGTGGAGGCTGTGCTGCGGTATGCGGCCGAGCTGTGGCCGCAGGGCGTGGCAGGCGAGCGGGCAGCGGGAGTGAGCGATGCAGGCGAGCTAGGCGGATCGAAGGGCGATGCGAGTGAGCGGGCAGCGGGAGTGAGCGACGCAGATGAGCTAGGCGGAGCGGCGGGCGCGATCGGTGCAGGTGAGCCGGGCAGAGCGACGGGTGATGCGAGCGAGCGGGCAGCGGGAGTGAGCGATGCAGGCGAGCTAGGCGGAGCGAAGGGCGATGCGAGTGAGCGGGCAGCTGGCGGCGAATACGCAGCGGCGCGCCCGGGGCGGCGCCTGATCGCGATCGACATCGGCGCGGGCAGCGGCGCGATCTCCGTCACGCTGGCGGCCGAAGCGCCGGCGTGGCGGGTGCTCGCCGGCGACATCTCGCCGGCGGCCCTGGCCGTGGCCGGCCGCAACGCGGGGCGTCTCGGCGCGGCGGTGGAGCTACGGCTCGGCGACCTGCTCGAGCCGTTCGAGGGCCTGGAGACGGATATTCTCGTCTCCAACCCGCCCTACATTCCCGGCGGAGATATCGCCGGGCTGCAGCGCGAAGTGCGCGACCATGAGCCGCGCACCGCGCTTGATGGCGGCGAGGACGGGCTGGACCCGTATCGCCGCATGATGGAGCAGCTGCCGCTGCTCCCGGCTCCGCCGCGCCTCGTCGGCTTCGAGCTTGGCCTCGGGCAGGCGGAGCAGGTGGCCGCCATGCTGGAGTCGGCCGGGCATTGGAGCGAGATCGTGACTGTGCCCGATCTCGCGGGGATTCCGCGCCATGTGATCGGCATTGCGCGATAA
- a CDS encoding gluconokinase has protein sequence MGLFVGLDIGTTSAKVFLFERHGKIRGQGKAAYTLLVPEPGRAEQRPQEIMDAVALAFRRAMTSGGVRPEDIEAVGVSAAMHSLMAVDKDGMPLTPLLTWADNRSVTQLAELKRSGAASELYALTGTPAHPMSPLGKLLWWKENMPELFETAARFISIKEYLLYRCFGVYALDVSTAAATGLLDISGRGWSDEALELAGIGKERLGELVPVTEVLRGMKPEMAAAFGLSPGTKWVVGASDGALANIGSGAASPGSTAVTIDGGGAVRRFVTRPMTDPEGRMFCYPFSEDRWLIGGPTSSGGVALRWFNEQFMGGAQPGPSLRDAVRAHPERRQRRGRHHAAIDPGQPGFLSLDELIDLAMTVPPGAGGVLFLPYLSGERAPYWNPDARGVFAGAGLHHGRQHFVRAVLEGVLFAVNDVTETLSGLASPPERMLASGGFASSAAWTGLLSDITGLRIDVPGCFEASAFGAALLAMIATGALDSLDEADDRVGILRSHAPSDANRAVYEKLYPLFKDVYRRLEPVFPELVSMQGKV, from the coding sequence ATGGGGCTATTCGTCGGGCTGGATATCGGCACTACAAGCGCGAAGGTGTTTCTGTTCGAAAGACACGGCAAAATCCGCGGGCAGGGCAAGGCGGCCTACACGCTTCTTGTTCCCGAGCCGGGAAGGGCGGAGCAGCGCCCTCAGGAGATTATGGATGCCGTTGCCCTGGCGTTCCGCCGGGCAATGACGAGCGGCGGGGTCAGGCCGGAGGACATCGAGGCTGTGGGGGTCAGCGCGGCCATGCACAGTCTGATGGCGGTGGACAAGGACGGCATGCCGCTGACGCCGCTGCTCACCTGGGCGGATAACCGCAGCGTCACCCAGTTGGCCGAATTGAAGCGCAGCGGAGCGGCTTCAGAATTGTATGCGCTGACAGGCACCCCGGCCCATCCCATGTCGCCGCTCGGCAAGCTGCTGTGGTGGAAGGAGAACATGCCGGAGCTGTTCGAAACGGCGGCAAGATTCATCTCCATCAAAGAGTACCTTTTGTACCGATGTTTTGGCGTGTACGCGCTTGATGTGTCGACGGCGGCGGCCACCGGGCTGCTCGACATCTCCGGGCGGGGCTGGTCTGATGAAGCGCTGGAGCTGGCCGGAATCGGAAAAGAGCGCCTCGGCGAGCTTGTGCCGGTCACCGAGGTGCTGCGGGGAATGAAGCCCGAGATGGCGGCGGCCTTCGGCTTGTCGCCCGGCACAAAGTGGGTAGTCGGAGCAAGCGACGGCGCACTCGCGAACATCGGCTCCGGCGCGGCCAGTCCCGGAAGCACCGCCGTTACAATCGACGGGGGCGGCGCGGTCCGGCGGTTCGTGACCCGGCCGATGACAGACCCGGAGGGCCGGATGTTCTGCTACCCGTTCAGCGAAGACCGCTGGCTGATCGGCGGCCCTACCAGCAGCGGCGGTGTCGCCCTGCGCTGGTTCAATGAGCAGTTCATGGGCGGCGCCCAGCCCGGCCCTTCGCTAAGGGATGCCGTCCGGGCGCATCCGGAGAGAAGGCAGCGGCGGGGAAGACATCATGCCGCTATCGATCCGGGGCAGCCCGGCTTTCTCTCGCTCGACGAGTTGATTGACCTGGCGATGACGGTGCCGCCCGGCGCAGGCGGCGTGCTGTTCCTTCCTTACCTGAGCGGAGAACGCGCTCCCTACTGGAACCCGGATGCCCGCGGCGTATTTGCCGGCGCGGGCCTGCACCACGGCCGGCAGCACTTCGTCCGGGCCGTGCTGGAAGGGGTGCTGTTCGCAGTGAACGATGTGACGGAGACGCTCAGCGGGCTGGCCAGTCCGCCGGAGCGGATGCTCGCTTCGGGCGGGTTCGCCTCGTCCGCGGCCTGGACGGGGCTGCTCTCCGATATTACGGGCCTGCGGATCGATGTCCCTGGCTGCTTTGAAGCCTCCGCTTTTGGCGCGGCGCTTCTGGCGATGATAGCGACGGGAGCACTGGATTCGCTGGATGAAGCCGACGACCGCGTCGGCATCCTGCGGAGCCACGCTCCAAGCGATGCGAACCGCGCCGTCTATGAGAAGCTGTACCCGCTGTTCAAGGACGTTTACCGGCGTCTGGAGCCGGTGTTTCCGGAGCTTGTGTCCATGCAGGGCAAGGTTTAG
- the prfA gene encoding peptide chain release factor 1, with amino-acid sequence MLDRLQSLADRYEKLSELLCDPDVASDSKKLRDYSKEQSDLQPAYEAYTEYRNVMEELDAAKAMLGEKLDDEMRDMVKMEIEELSKRQIELEEKIRILLLPKDPNDDKNVIVEIRGAAGGDEAALFASDLYRMYTRFADTQGWRVELMDANTNDLGGFKEVIFMINGRGAYSKMKYESGAHRVQRIPATESGGRIHTSTSTVAVMPEAEEIDIEILDKDIRVDTFCSSGAGGQSVNTTKSAVRVTHIPTGIVATCQDGKSQNSNKEKALQVLRARISDMMRQEEEAKYAGERKSKVGTGDRSERIRTYNFPQSRVTDHRIGLTLHRLDSVMNGEIEDIISALSIAEQAELMEKGE; translated from the coding sequence TTGTTGGACCGATTGCAATCTCTGGCGGACCGCTATGAGAAACTCAGTGAACTGCTTTGCGATCCGGATGTTGCAAGCGACAGTAAGAAACTGAGGGACTATTCCAAAGAACAATCCGATCTGCAGCCCGCCTATGAGGCTTATACCGAATATAGAAATGTCATGGAAGAGCTTGATGCCGCCAAAGCGATGCTTGGCGAGAAGCTTGACGACGAAATGCGCGATATGGTGAAGATGGAAATCGAGGAATTGTCGAAGCGCCAGATCGAATTGGAGGAGAAAATCCGCATCCTGCTGCTGCCGAAGGACCCGAACGACGACAAGAACGTTATTGTTGAAATCCGGGGAGCGGCCGGCGGGGATGAGGCGGCTTTGTTCGCTTCCGATCTGTACCGGATGTACACCCGTTTTGCCGATACCCAGGGCTGGCGCGTGGAACTGATGGACGCCAATACGAACGATTTGGGCGGCTTTAAAGAAGTTATCTTTATGATTAACGGCCGGGGCGCATACAGCAAAATGAAGTATGAGAGCGGCGCGCACCGCGTGCAGCGCATCCCGGCGACGGAATCCGGCGGACGGATTCACACCTCCACCTCCACTGTGGCGGTAATGCCTGAAGCTGAAGAAATCGACATCGAAATTCTTGACAAGGATATCCGTGTGGATACGTTCTGTTCCAGCGGCGCGGGCGGCCAGTCGGTCAACACGACCAAATCCGCCGTGCGCGTAACGCATATTCCTACAGGAATCGTGGCGACCTGTCAGGACGGCAAGTCGCAGAACTCCAACAAGGAGAAGGCTCTTCAAGTGCTGCGCGCCCGCATTTCCGACATGATGCGCCAGGAAGAAGAAGCCAAATACGCCGGCGAACGCAAGAGCAAGGTCGGTACGGGAGACCGCAGTGAACGTATCCGGACCTATAACTTCCCGCAGAGCCGGGTGACGGATCACCGGATCGGCCTGACACTGCACCGCCTGGATTCGGTGATGAACGGTGAGATTGAAGATATTATTTCGGCGCTCTCCATTGCGGAACAGGCCGAACTGATGGAAAAAGGAGAATAA
- the cls gene encoding cardiolipin synthase, whose translation MRRGIQSTIIIGALLAFYYFGFGIFGSTGGTIISIFSTLTVVSIGLAIFMENRNPSSTMAWILLLALIPVVGLVFYFLFGQNVFKRRKYDKKAQHDLMAYERIENDALRLHQDWSMFNSTQRKLLGLSQRLARSPISFSSETRVLTNGEETFGTLLMELRQAKHHIHMEYYIFRADEIGTRIQQILIEKARAGVKVRFMYDAVGSIQLSQSFLKAMSDAGVKVAAYGRSKSFFSSRVNYRNHRKIVVIDGDVGFMGGLNVGDEYLSRSKTYGFWRDTHMLVRGEAVRTMQIIFLLDWMHTTGERILEQDYLSPQLRYTGDGGAVQIIASGPDNERRTLKNIFFSMITSAKKSVWIATPYFIPDEDIYTALEVAALSGLDVRLLFPAKPDKWLPFLASHSYFPALLEAGVKIFEYEKGFIHSKLLIIDGEIATIGTANMDMRSFHLNFEVNALLLQTDSVKRIVADFERDLLSTSQIIHEKFMEKRLLERLLESAARLLSPLL comes from the coding sequence ATGAGAAGAGGAATACAGTCAACGATCATCATAGGAGCTTTGCTCGCCTTTTACTATTTTGGCTTCGGCATTTTCGGAAGCACCGGCGGGACGATTATCAGTATTTTTTCCACGTTGACGGTCGTATCGATCGGACTCGCCATTTTTATGGAGAACCGCAACCCGTCGTCGACGATGGCGTGGATTCTTCTGCTTGCGCTCATTCCGGTCGTAGGGCTCGTGTTCTATTTTCTGTTCGGGCAAAATGTCTTCAAACGCCGCAAATACGACAAAAAAGCCCAGCACGACCTGATGGCCTATGAGCGGATTGAGAACGACGCCCTGCGCCTGCATCAGGATTGGTCGATGTTCAATTCCACTCAGCGCAAGCTGCTGGGCCTGTCCCAGCGTCTGGCGCGTTCACCCATCTCATTCTCTTCGGAGACGCGGGTGCTGACCAATGGCGAGGAGACGTTCGGAACGCTCCTGATGGAGCTGCGCCAGGCGAAGCACCATATCCATATGGAGTATTATATTTTCCGCGCTGATGAAATCGGGACAAGAATTCAGCAGATCCTGATTGAAAAAGCCCGCGCCGGCGTCAAGGTCCGCTTCATGTATGACGCCGTGGGCAGCATACAGCTGTCTCAGAGCTTCCTGAAGGCGATGAGCGACGCGGGGGTGAAGGTTGCGGCGTACGGCAGGTCCAAGAGCTTTTTCTCCAGCCGGGTCAACTACCGGAATCACCGCAAAATCGTGGTCATCGACGGCGATGTCGGCTTTATGGGCGGGCTTAATGTTGGGGATGAGTATTTGAGCCGCAGCAAAACGTATGGCTTCTGGCGCGACACGCATATGCTGGTGCGGGGTGAAGCGGTGCGGACGATGCAGATTATTTTTCTGCTGGACTGGATGCATACGACCGGCGAGCGGATTCTGGAGCAAGACTATTTATCGCCGCAGCTTCGCTATACGGGGGATGGCGGCGCGGTCCAGATTATCGCAAGCGGCCCGGATAACGAGAGGCGGACCCTCAAAAATATTTTCTTCTCGATGATCACCTCGGCCAAGAAGTCGGTGTGGATTGCGACGCCGTATTTTATCCCTGACGAGGACATATACACGGCGCTGGAGGTGGCTGCTCTATCGGGATTGGATGTACGCCTGCTATTCCCGGCCAAGCCTGACAAGTGGCTGCCGTTTCTCGCATCCCATTCCTATTTCCCGGCTTTGCTGGAAGCTGGCGTCAAAATTTTCGAGTATGAAAAAGGGTTTATTCATTCCAAGCTGCTTATTATAGACGGCGAAATCGCCACCATCGGCACCGCTAATATGGACATGCGCAGCTTCCATCTGAACTTCGAGGTCAATGCGCTGCTGCTGCAGACCGATAGCGTCAAGCGCATCGTCGCCGACTTTGAACGGGATTTGCTGTCCACCTCGCAGATTATCCACGAGAAATTTATGGAAAAGCGTCTGCTGGAGCGTCTGCTGGAGTCGGCGGCTAGGCTGCTGTCGCCGCTGCTGTAA
- a CDS encoding GNAT family N-acetyltransferase, with the protein MIKLVQMDEATFQFFMSQSTSDFAEEKVKSGAWEPDNAMKQSKEAMTRFLPRGLHTEGAYLYSVVEEEGDTHVGYIWFNVTEGRLGREAFIYDIYIYEPFQGKGYGKQAMQALDEEARKMNVRKIGLHVFGQNQRAFELYKKMGYGVTDITMSKEL; encoded by the coding sequence ATGATCAAACTGGTTCAAATGGACGAAGCGACGTTTCAATTTTTCATGAGTCAATCGACCAGCGACTTTGCCGAGGAGAAGGTGAAATCGGGAGCCTGGGAACCGGATAACGCGATGAAGCAGTCCAAGGAGGCGATGACGCGCTTTTTGCCCCGCGGGCTGCATACCGAAGGCGCTTATCTGTACTCTGTGGTGGAAGAAGAGGGCGATACTCATGTCGGGTATATTTGGTTCAACGTGACTGAGGGCCGGCTCGGCCGGGAAGCTTTTATCTATGACATCTATATTTATGAGCCTTTCCAGGGCAAGGGCTATGGCAAGCAGGCTATGCAGGCGCTCGACGAAGAGGCCCGGAAGATGAATGTCCGCAAAATCGGGCTGCATGTGTTCGGCCAGAACCAGCGCGCATTCGAGCTTTACAAAAAAATGGGCTACGGCGTAACCGACATTACAATGTCCAAAGAGCTGTAA